The following proteins are encoded in a genomic region of Azotosporobacter soli:
- a CDS encoding cob(I)yrinic acid a,c-diamide adenosyltransferase, translated as MKVYTKTGDDGQTSLLSRQRIAKDDVRVEAYGTVDEANTAMGLAKSLLKQQWAEPIIQSLQEELIQLNGDLATDLNSDVVALRIGDGHVARLERQIDALEEKRIPQRYFVTPGGCPASAALDLARTMVRRAERCVVRLKRTAEIPAAVSLYLNRLSDLLFVLARCVEQDEIVAAATGKIMTALQATGQNAGGKDGMTVLDRAKKLLAAAEYKALEIGVPMVIAVVDDGGNLVAQQRMDGALLASISLALDKAYTAVALKLPTDQAAAVVTPGRELFGLNTAANGRFIVFGGGFPIVERGVVIGAIGVSGGSVQEDMLVAKAALAAL; from the coding sequence ATGAAAGTGTATACGAAAACAGGTGACGATGGACAAACCAGTCTGTTGAGCAGGCAACGCATCGCGAAAGACGATGTGAGGGTAGAAGCCTACGGTACGGTCGATGAAGCCAATACCGCGATGGGATTGGCCAAATCGCTTTTAAAGCAGCAGTGGGCGGAGCCGATTATCCAGTCGCTGCAGGAAGAGTTAATCCAACTGAACGGCGATCTGGCGACCGATTTGAATTCGGATGTGGTGGCGCTGCGCATTGGCGACGGACACGTTGCGCGTTTGGAACGTCAGATTGATGCGCTGGAAGAAAAACGGATTCCACAAAGATATTTTGTCACGCCCGGCGGCTGTCCGGCCAGTGCCGCCCTTGATTTGGCGCGAACCATGGTCAGGCGGGCGGAACGGTGCGTCGTACGCTTGAAACGGACGGCTGAAATTCCCGCTGCGGTGTCATTATATTTAAATCGCTTGTCAGACTTGTTGTTTGTGCTGGCGCGCTGCGTCGAGCAGGACGAGATTGTTGCCGCGGCGACGGGGAAGATCATGACGGCGCTGCAAGCGACAGGGCAAAATGCAGGTGGTAAGGATGGGATGACGGTGCTGGATAGGGCAAAAAAGCTGCTTGCAGCTGCGGAATATAAAGCGCTTGAAATCGGTGTGCCGATGGTCATTGCCGTTGTCGATGACGGCGGAAATTTGGTAGCGCAGCAGAGGATGGACGGTGCGCTGCTGGCGAGTATTTCCTTGGCGCTTGACAAGGCGTATACCGCTGTCGCACTCAAACTGCCGACGGATCAGGCTGCGGCCGTCGTAACGCCCGGACGTGAACTGTTTGGACTGAATACGGCTGCTAACGGACGCTTCATTGTCTTTGGCGGCGGCTTTCCGATTGTTGAACGGGGCGTTGTCATCGGCGCAATCGGCGTAAGCGGCGGCTCGGTACAGGAAGATATGCTGGTGGCGAAAGCCGCGTTGGCAGCGTTGTGA
- the pduL gene encoding phosphate propanoyltransferase: MEKEQIDQITRHVVAILAKLAPEGEAVKTIPVGVSNRHIHLSAEHMAILFGCGASLTHQKDLKQVGEFAAAETLTLVGPKGVLRGVRVLGPIRNITQVEISRTDGFSLGVKVPVRDSGDLEASPGIVVVGPCGAVTLKQGVICAARHIHMHDDDARNFGVSDGQRVTVETDGVRGALLKNVLVRVSPKFRLELHIDTDEANALGVGNGDEVNLRRREEG, translated from the coding sequence ATGGAAAAAGAACAGATTGATCAAATTACCCGGCACGTAGTGGCCATACTGGCCAAACTAGCGCCGGAAGGTGAAGCGGTCAAAACGATTCCGGTTGGCGTGTCCAACCGCCACATCCACCTCTCTGCCGAGCATATGGCCATTTTGTTTGGCTGCGGAGCTTCACTGACGCATCAAAAAGACCTCAAACAGGTCGGAGAATTTGCTGCGGCCGAGACGCTGACGCTGGTGGGGCCCAAAGGGGTTCTGCGCGGCGTCAGGGTGCTCGGGCCGATTCGCAACATTACCCAGGTTGAGATCTCACGGACGGACGGTTTTTCTCTCGGAGTGAAAGTTCCGGTCAGAGATTCCGGCGATCTGGAGGCTTCTCCTGGGATTGTGGTTGTCGGGCCTTGTGGGGCAGTTACGCTGAAACAAGGCGTGATATGCGCAGCCAGACATATTCATATGCATGACGATGACGCAAGAAACTTTGGGGTTTCGGACGGTCAGCGCGTAACGGTAGAGACGGATGGGGTGCGCGGCGCTCTGTTGAAAAACGTATTGGTACGGGTCAGTCCCAAATTTCGTCTGGAACTTCACATCGACACGGATGAAGCCAATGCACTAGGCGTTGGCAACGGCGACGAAGTAAACTTGCGTCGACGTGAGGAGGGATAG
- a CDS encoding BMC domain-containing protein, whose product MVKDALGLIEAVGLTAAVEAADAAVKAANVKLVGYELSKGGGLVVVKLTGDVGAVKAAVEAGKSAAEKVNKVWAVHVIARPHHELEKIVMTKETVGLAAKKEAVEAVQAVEASPVSEPAEPMQVELTGEELQELDAETRLELPEEDKGEITCNLCGDPRCPRTKGEPKVTCLYYGKTKKESDEE is encoded by the coding sequence ATGGTCAAAGACGCGTTGGGCCTGATCGAGGCGGTCGGCCTGACTGCGGCGGTGGAAGCTGCTGATGCGGCGGTAAAGGCTGCCAATGTCAAATTAGTAGGTTATGAACTCAGCAAAGGCGGCGGTCTGGTCGTGGTGAAACTGACCGGCGACGTCGGCGCGGTGAAAGCGGCGGTCGAAGCGGGCAAATCCGCTGCCGAAAAGGTAAACAAGGTTTGGGCTGTCCATGTTATTGCCCGGCCGCATCATGAACTGGAAAAGATCGTGATGACAAAAGAGACGGTGGGCTTGGCGGCAAAAAAAGAAGCGGTCGAAGCAGTGCAGGCGGTGGAAGCGTCGCCGGTCAGCGAACCTGCGGAACCGATGCAGGTCGAACTGACGGGCGAAGAGCTTCAGGAGCTGGACGCAGAGACGAGACTAGAGCTGCCGGAAGAGGACAAAGGGGAAATCACCTGCAATTTATGCGGTGATCCGAGATGTCCTCGCACCAAAGGCGAGCCGAAAGTGACATGCTTGTATTACGGGAAAACAAAAAAGGAGAGTGACGAAGAATGA
- a CDS encoding BMC domain-containing protein: protein MKRAIGLLELKNITRGILAADAMLKAANVEIVMSQPLCPGKYVVMVAGDVGAVQSSVRSGKAAAKDENIVDEFVLPNMHDSVFAALSGCSEVKAIHALGVIETYSVASAIIAADVAAKAAAVELLDVRLARGMGGKAVVTLTGDVGAVNSAVRAGGQAIEAGGFLIDTLVLASPHKDLHSALF, encoded by the coding sequence ATGAAACGTGCCATCGGATTATTGGAACTGAAAAACATTACCCGGGGAATTTTGGCGGCCGACGCGATGTTGAAGGCGGCCAATGTGGAGATTGTCATGTCGCAGCCTCTTTGCCCCGGCAAATATGTGGTGATGGTGGCTGGCGATGTCGGCGCGGTGCAAAGTTCGGTACGCAGCGGCAAAGCGGCTGCCAAAGACGAGAATATCGTTGATGAATTTGTCCTGCCGAATATGCATGACAGCGTGTTCGCCGCATTGAGCGGTTGCAGTGAAGTGAAGGCCATTCATGCGCTTGGCGTCATTGAAACGTATTCGGTTGCGTCGGCGATCATTGCCGCCGATGTGGCGGCCAAGGCGGCGGCGGTAGAACTGCTCGACGTTCGTCTGGCGCGCGGCATGGGCGGCAAGGCAGTCGTAACGCTGACAGGGGACGTCGGTGCGGTGAACTCGGCGGTGCGTGCCGGCGGGCAGGCGATTGAAGCTGGCGGTTTCTTGATCGATACGCTGGTACTGGCTTCGCCGCATAAGGATCTGCATAGCGCGCTCTTTTAA
- a CDS encoding ECF transporter S component encodes MTDKRSFTVRDMTYVGILAALCIAGTMIKIPLGTGAMVHLGTAVVFTSGILFGGVYAGLAAAIGSAFFDLLMGFSPYTVWSFVIKGGAGLIVGTVAKGLWPESSGSNEKWLLRAVFGCLLAAAWTLGGYVAAWTQVIGSFTVALGNMPASLLTSTAGFIVAMALAPKLRKAIKR; translated from the coding sequence ATGACGGATAAACGCAGTTTTACGGTGCGTGACATGACTTATGTAGGAATTTTGGCGGCGCTGTGCATTGCAGGGACGATGATAAAAATTCCGCTCGGCACGGGAGCGATGGTGCATTTGGGTACGGCTGTCGTCTTTACGAGCGGGATTCTCTTCGGCGGCGTATATGCCGGTTTGGCAGCGGCGATCGGTTCGGCGTTCTTTGATCTGTTGATGGGTTTTTCGCCGTATACGGTATGGTCGTTTGTCATCAAAGGCGGCGCCGGCCTGATTGTCGGCACGGTTGCCAAAGGATTGTGGCCGGAAAGCTCCGGCAGCAATGAGAAATGGCTGCTGCGCGCGGTGTTTGGATGTTTGTTGGCTGCTGCCTGGACGCTGGGCGGTTATGTGGCTGCTTGGACGCAGGTTATCGGCAGTTTCACTGTCGCGCTTGGCAATATGCCGGCATCGCTCTTAACGTCGACCGCCGGCTTCATCGTTGCGATGGCGCTGGCGCCAAAACTGCGCAAGGCCATTAAGCGTTAA
- the eutM gene encoding ethanolamine utilization microcompartment protein EutM, producing the protein MSGDALGMVETKGLVGAIEAADAMVKAANVTLVGYEKIGSGLVTVMVRGDVGAVKAATDTGAAAAQRVGELVSIHVIPRPHSDIEKILPKSL; encoded by the coding sequence ATGAGCGGAGATGCATTGGGAATGGTTGAAACAAAAGGGTTGGTAGGTGCGATCGAAGCAGCTGACGCGATGGTAAAGGCAGCGAATGTCACATTGGTCGGCTATGAAAAGATTGGTTCCGGATTGGTCACAGTGATGGTACGCGGCGATGTCGGCGCAGTAAAAGCGGCTACTGATACCGGTGCGGCTGCGGCACAACGGGTTGGCGAACTGGTTTCGATTCACGTGATTCCGCGCCCGCATAGCGATATCGAAAAGATTTTGCCGAAAAGTCTCTAA
- a CDS encoding flavoprotein: MGQEELIARITAEVMKRLAQAEPEVGLKPAAKVLALITGGTIGLDTGLEQLQALQTAGMEISVVLSQAAERVVGKERVQKALGSQVRVITADMPFPGKELREAALLIVPVLTQNTAAKLAQTIADGLAPTLIMQALLMGKAVVAAANAADPKDGWRIKAQMGKGAPALQQALRMNLKRLDEFGMTLVKVEELAAQCFQRIGLAAGSSNEENTTKTMSGKKVVVDAAMIQGVAATGQRQLRLAPGALVTPLARDIARQQGVELIG; this comes from the coding sequence GTGGGACAGGAAGAGCTGATCGCGAGAATCACTGCGGAAGTGATGAAACGCCTGGCGCAAGCTGAACCGGAAGTTGGATTAAAGCCAGCTGCCAAGGTATTGGCTCTCATTACCGGAGGTACAATCGGACTGGATACAGGCCTTGAACAATTGCAAGCGCTGCAGACGGCGGGGATGGAAATCAGCGTGGTTCTGTCGCAGGCGGCGGAACGCGTTGTCGGCAAAGAGCGCGTGCAAAAAGCCCTCGGCAGTCAGGTGCGCGTGATTACCGCAGATATGCCATTTCCCGGCAAGGAACTGCGCGAAGCGGCGCTTCTTATCGTACCGGTATTGACGCAAAATACGGCGGCAAAACTGGCACAGACCATCGCCGATGGACTGGCGCCGACCTTGATTATGCAAGCGCTGCTGATGGGGAAAGCGGTGGTAGCGGCTGCTAACGCCGCCGATCCTAAGGATGGCTGGCGAATTAAGGCGCAAATGGGAAAAGGAGCGCCTGCCTTGCAACAGGCATTGCGCATGAACTTAAAGCGACTGGACGAATTTGGTATGACGCTGGTCAAAGTGGAAGAGTTGGCGGCGCAGTGCTTTCAGCGCATTGGACTTGCAGCAGGCAGCTCGAACGAAGAAAATACGACAAAAACAATGAGCGGCAAGAAAGTTGTCGTCGACGCTGCGATGATTCAGGGTGTTGCGGCGACAGGACAACGGCAGCTCCGGCTTGCGCCGGGCGCATTGGTCACGCCGTTGGCGCGCGATATCGCACGCCAGCAGGGCGTGGAATTAATCGGCTAA
- a CDS encoding 4Fe-4S dicluster domain-containing protein, giving the protein MSEEMRGQIVAAVKAAGVVGAGGAGFPTHVKIDASVDTVIVNGAECEPLLRANQHLMAAESQRLLLGLKSVMLATGARKGYIGLKQKYAQAVEKLSQALVEEKDQKIELFFLPDIYPAGDEQVLVYEVTGRIVPEGGIPLQVGVVVANVETLINVAQALEGKPVTDKYLTICGAVKKPVTLKLPVGMPVAQALELAGGAACAAYEVIDGGPMMGKIIAADAVITKTTSGLLVLPSDHSLIRQKQAPWQQLANRAKAVCCNCVECTDVCPRNLLGHRLQPHRIMQAIGHGNVNDSAVLNTAFLCSECGACDSFGCPMGLSPRRVNAEVKKELAKNGIKNPFHDAPAQVRANRNYRQIPTKRLLARIGLSAYEDKAPLSDVESGAKFVKILLRQHIGAPAQAVVEVGAVVAKGDLVAAIPGDGKMGVNMHASIAGKVVSVTDGITIQAL; this is encoded by the coding sequence GTGAGTGAAGAAATGCGGGGGCAAATTGTCGCAGCCGTCAAAGCGGCCGGCGTCGTCGGAGCCGGCGGAGCCGGATTTCCCACCCATGTCAAAATTGATGCCAGCGTCGACACCGTCATCGTCAATGGAGCAGAATGCGAGCCTCTCTTACGGGCCAACCAACATTTGATGGCGGCGGAAAGTCAGCGTCTCTTGCTGGGCTTAAAATCGGTAATGTTGGCGACAGGAGCGCGCAAGGGCTACATCGGCTTGAAGCAGAAATATGCGCAGGCGGTGGAAAAACTTAGTCAGGCGTTAGTTGAAGAAAAGGATCAGAAAATCGAACTGTTCTTCTTGCCGGATATTTATCCGGCAGGGGATGAACAGGTTCTCGTCTATGAAGTAACCGGACGCATCGTGCCGGAAGGCGGGATTCCGCTGCAGGTCGGCGTCGTTGTCGCCAACGTTGAAACGCTGATCAATGTTGCGCAAGCGTTGGAGGGAAAACCGGTTACGGATAAGTATCTGACGATTTGCGGCGCGGTTAAAAAGCCGGTTACGCTCAAATTGCCGGTCGGCATGCCGGTCGCGCAGGCTCTTGAACTGGCTGGCGGCGCGGCCTGTGCAGCCTACGAAGTGATTGACGGCGGCCCGATGATGGGGAAAATCATCGCGGCGGACGCGGTGATCACGAAGACGACGAGCGGACTGTTGGTGCTGCCGTCTGATCACTCCCTGATCCGTCAGAAACAAGCGCCCTGGCAGCAACTCGCCAACCGGGCGAAAGCAGTCTGCTGCAACTGTGTGGAATGTACGGACGTATGTCCGCGCAATTTGCTCGGACATCGTCTGCAGCCGCATCGCATCATGCAGGCGATTGGTCACGGCAATGTCAATGACTCTGCCGTTTTAAACACGGCCTTCCTTTGTTCCGAATGCGGCGCGTGCGACAGCTTTGGCTGTCCGATGGGCTTGTCGCCGCGACGGGTCAACGCCGAAGTGAAAAAGGAATTGGCGAAAAACGGCATAAAAAATCCGTTCCACGACGCTCCGGCGCAGGTGCGCGCCAATCGGAACTATCGCCAGATTCCGACAAAACGTTTGCTGGCCAGAATTGGCTTGTCAGCATATGAAGACAAAGCGCCGCTTAGCGACGTCGAATCCGGCGCAAAATTCGTCAAGATTCTACTGCGCCAGCACATCGGCGCTCCGGCGCAGGCGGTAGTGGAGGTTGGGGCAGTTGTCGCTAAAGGCGACTTGGTGGCGGCGATTCCGGGTGACGGCAAGATGGGCGTTAACATGCACGCCAGCATTGCCGGAAAGGTAGTGTCCGTTACGGATGGGATTACGATCCAAGCGTTGTAA
- a CDS encoding aldehyde dehydrogenase family protein encodes MNMDKDLIAKITAQVVAQMKTGEQPVSSDGADGVFETVDQAVAAARVAYQQLRQLSKSQREVLVQAIRDASNANAEYMAEQAVKESGMGRVSDKIIKNHLVAQRTPGTENLTSSCWSGDNGLTVVEMGPYGVIGAIAPTTNPTETIICNGIGMIAAGNSVFFSPHPTAKNISIWTIQLLNRAIVKAGGPANLMTTVADPSIQAANAMMKHPGINMLVATGGPGVVKAVMSSGKKAIGAGAGNPPVVVDETADIAKAARDIVAGCSFDNNLPCIAEKEVIAIGSIADQLIGHMQRHGAYLVSAAQVEQLMQVVLTTREEKIAEGCTERVRTVYGVNKDYVGKDAKYILSKIGVDVPDSVKVVLCETEADHPFVLEELMMPVLPIVQVKDIDAAIELAVKVEHGNRHTAMIHSKNVDNMTRLAKAIETTIFVKNAPSYAGIGVGGEGFPTFTIAGPTGEGLTCARTFTRQRRCVLVDAFSIV; translated from the coding sequence ATGAATATGGATAAGGATTTGATTGCAAAAATAACGGCTCAGGTTGTGGCGCAGATGAAAACCGGCGAGCAGCCTGTTTCCAGCGACGGCGCCGACGGGGTGTTTGAAACGGTTGACCAAGCGGTGGCGGCTGCACGTGTTGCCTATCAGCAACTGAGACAGCTGAGCAAAAGCCAGCGTGAAGTATTGGTTCAGGCAATTCGTGACGCTTCTAACGCGAACGCCGAATATATGGCTGAACAGGCCGTCAAAGAATCCGGCATGGGTCGGGTCTCAGATAAAATCATCAAAAATCATCTGGTGGCGCAAAGGACGCCAGGCACGGAAAATCTGACCAGCAGCTGCTGGAGCGGCGATAATGGGTTGACCGTTGTTGAGATGGGGCCGTACGGCGTCATCGGCGCGATCGCGCCGACAACCAATCCGACTGAGACGATCATTTGCAATGGCATTGGTATGATCGCAGCCGGCAACAGCGTATTTTTTAGCCCGCATCCGACGGCTAAGAATATTTCGATCTGGACGATTCAGCTCTTGAACCGTGCGATCGTCAAAGCGGGCGGACCGGCCAATCTGATGACGACGGTAGCCGATCCTTCGATTCAGGCGGCCAATGCGATGATGAAACATCCCGGCATCAATATGCTGGTGGCGACCGGCGGACCGGGCGTCGTCAAAGCAGTGATGTCATCGGGGAAAAAAGCGATTGGCGCTGGAGCGGGAAATCCGCCGGTCGTCGTCGACGAAACGGCGGATATCGCCAAAGCGGCGCGTGATATTGTTGCAGGCTGTTCGTTTGACAACAATCTGCCTTGTATTGCCGAGAAAGAAGTCATTGCGATCGGTTCGATCGCCGATCAGCTGATCGGTCATATGCAGCGTCATGGCGCTTACTTGGTTTCGGCCGCGCAAGTTGAGCAACTGATGCAGGTTGTGTTGACGACGCGGGAAGAAAAGATTGCCGAGGGGTGCACCGAACGCGTTCGCACCGTGTACGGCGTCAATAAGGATTATGTGGGCAAAGATGCAAAATATATCCTGTCAAAAATCGGTGTAGACGTGCCGGATAGCGTAAAGGTCGTGCTTTGCGAAACCGAAGCGGATCATCCGTTTGTATTGGAAGAACTGATGATGCCGGTATTGCCGATCGTACAGGTCAAGGATATTGACGCTGCGATCGAGCTGGCGGTAAAAGTGGAACACGGCAACCGTCATACGGCGATGATTCATTCGAAGAATGTCGACAACATGACGCGTTTGGCAAAAGCGATCGAAACGACGATCTTCGTTAAGAACGCACCGTCTTATGCCGGGATCGGCGTAGGCGGCGAAGGTTTTCCTACTTTCACGATCGCCGGACCTACCGGCGAGGGGCTGACCTGTGCCCGCACATTCACGCGCCAGCGGCGCTGCGTGTTGGTTGACGCGTTCTCAATTGTCTAG
- a CDS encoding EutN/CcmL family microcompartment protein — protein sequence MWAGTVVGTVVATPKDESLTGSKLLLVQPMRFGQGGKTELVVAVDMIGAGTGEQVLVVAGSSARCVTGRAQSAVDAAIIGIIDSIEVNNALLEG from the coding sequence ATGTGGGCAGGAACAGTAGTAGGAACGGTCGTTGCCACGCCGAAGGATGAAAGTCTGACCGGCAGCAAACTGCTATTGGTGCAGCCGATGCGTTTCGGCCAAGGCGGAAAAACCGAGCTGGTGGTAGCCGTCGATATGATCGGCGCAGGAACCGGCGAGCAGGTGCTGGTCGTTGCGGGAAGCTCCGCCCGGTGTGTTACGGGACGAGCGCAGTCTGCTGTCGATGCGGCCATTATCGGCATCATTGACAGCATCGAAGTGAATAACGCTTTGCTCGAGGGGTAA
- the fucO gene encoding lactaldehyde reductase produces the protein MANRIVLNETSYFGPGAISVIPEEVNKRGFKKALIVSDKDLVKCGVVKKVSDMLVNGKIPFEIYDSVKQNPTIANVQNGVMAYRDAKADFIVAIGGGSSIDTAKAVGIIINNPEFSDVKSLEGVADTKAKSVPIIAVPTTAGTAAEVTINYVITDEEAVKKMVCVDPHDIPIMAVVDPELMTSMPKGLTAATGMDALTHAIEGYITKGAWEMTDMFHLKSIALIARYLPQAVAEPAGIEGRQGMALGQYIAGMGFSNVGLGIVHSMAHPLGAFYDTPHGVANALLLPYVMDYNAAASGDKYREIARAMGVTGVDQMDQVAYRKAAVEAVVKLSKQVGIPQRLHEIGVKEEDLPQLAKSAFADVCTPGNPRDTSVEEILGIYQTAF, from the coding sequence ATGGCTAATCGGATCGTATTGAATGAAACCTCGTATTTCGGACCAGGAGCAATCAGCGTGATTCCAGAGGAGGTAAATAAACGCGGCTTCAAAAAAGCGCTTATTGTCTCCGATAAAGATTTAGTGAAGTGCGGCGTCGTGAAAAAAGTATCCGATATGTTGGTTAATGGCAAGATTCCTTTTGAAATTTATGACAGCGTCAAGCAAAATCCGACGATTGCCAATGTACAAAATGGCGTGATGGCATATCGTGATGCCAAAGCGGATTTTATTGTGGCGATCGGCGGCGGTTCTTCGATCGATACAGCCAAAGCCGTCGGTATCATCATCAATAATCCGGAATTTAGCGATGTGAAGTCGCTGGAAGGCGTTGCCGACACTAAAGCGAAAAGCGTGCCGATTATTGCGGTGCCGACTACGGCAGGTACCGCTGCTGAAGTGACGATCAACTATGTGATCACCGACGAAGAAGCGGTAAAGAAGATGGTCTGCGTCGATCCGCATGATATTCCGATCATGGCGGTGGTCGACCCCGAACTGATGACCAGCATGCCCAAAGGCCTTACTGCCGCGACAGGTATGGATGCGCTGACGCATGCCATTGAAGGCTATATCACCAAAGGCGCCTGGGAAATGACCGATATGTTCCACCTGAAATCCATTGCCTTGATTGCTCGTTATCTGCCGCAGGCGGTTGCTGAACCGGCTGGCATTGAAGGACGTCAAGGTATGGCGCTCGGACAATACATCGCCGGCATGGGCTTTTCTAATGTAGGACTCGGCATCGTGCATTCGATGGCGCATCCGCTGGGCGCGTTTTACGACACGCCGCATGGCGTGGCTAATGCTCTGCTGCTGCCTTATGTCATGGATTACAATGCAGCGGCCAGCGGCGATAAGTATCGTGAAATCGCGCGTGCGATGGGCGTGACCGGGGTCGACCAAATGGATCAGGTTGCTTATCGCAAAGCAGCGGTTGAGGCGGTCGTGAAGTTATCGAAGCAAGTCGGCATTCCGCAACGCTTGCATGAAATTGGCGTCAAAGAAGAAGACTTGCCGCAACTGGCAAAATCCGCTTTTGCCGATGTCTGTACACCGGGCAATCCAAGAGATACAAGCGTGGAAGAAATCTTAGGCATCTACCAGACCGCGTTTTAA
- a CDS encoding glycerol dehydratase reactivase beta/small subunit family protein, which translates to MNEHVAAKPCVHIRLLTHSGWEEKLREVQAGLEEEGIPWRVTAGDCGEFVALGHQGAEESQLGVGIGIDASGMCIHYQKLPQAEPLFCLPEGGVKAEWRRIGYNAARLVKGIPFKDEETSVLNHSNETALALSEELALKQLIETIVSKVIAETGRAMGR; encoded by the coding sequence ATGAACGAACATGTTGCAGCAAAACCATGTGTTCATATCCGCCTGCTGACGCATTCAGGCTGGGAAGAAAAACTGCGTGAAGTACAGGCCGGATTGGAAGAGGAAGGGATCCCCTGGCGCGTGACGGCAGGCGATTGCGGCGAATTTGTCGCTCTTGGTCATCAAGGCGCAGAAGAGTCGCAGCTTGGCGTCGGCATCGGCATCGATGCGAGCGGTATGTGCATCCATTATCAGAAATTGCCGCAAGCCGAACCGCTCTTTTGTCTGCCGGAGGGCGGAGTAAAGGCGGAGTGGCGAAGGATTGGCTATAATGCGGCGCGACTTGTCAAAGGGATTCCGTTTAAGGACGAAGAGACTAGTGTGCTGAACCATAGTAATGAAACGGCATTGGCGCTAAGCGAAGAGTTGGCGTTAAAGCAGTTGATTGAAACGATTGTCAGCAAAGTAATAGCAGAAACGGGCAGGGCCATGGGGAGGTGA
- a CDS encoding pyridoxamine kinase: protein MKKTVVPRVAAVHDLSCVGRCSLTVIMPLLSAMGVQVCPLPTAVLSSHLGGFKEMAFCDFTEQMPSFYEHWKKEGILFDCIYSGFVASQQQMGVVQNFIDAFSANRPLVLVDPVMGDEGKLYSTYTPAMQEAMKILVSKADVITPNYTEACFLLGETYDEATQEPQRMQEWLLRLAEFGPEKVVMTGIAMPEDVLLNMGYDKSTATHWQVSAKRIPVRYPGTGDAFASVLAGALLNGDDLPTAMQRATDFVSLAVGVTYAAGTPQREGVLLEKVLPFLYREEKSKGYEE, encoded by the coding sequence ATGAAGAAAACTGTAGTACCTCGGGTGGCGGCTGTACATGACCTCTCCTGCGTCGGACGCTGCTCGTTGACGGTAATCATGCCGCTGCTCTCCGCGATGGGGGTTCAGGTCTGTCCGTTGCCTACGGCGGTATTAAGTTCCCATTTGGGCGGTTTTAAAGAAATGGCATTCTGTGATTTTACCGAACAGATGCCGTCGTTTTATGAACATTGGAAAAAAGAAGGCATTCTATTTGATTGCATTTACAGCGGTTTTGTTGCATCGCAGCAGCAGATGGGCGTTGTACAAAACTTTATTGATGCTTTTTCCGCCAACCGGCCGCTGGTACTGGTTGACCCGGTGATGGGCGATGAGGGGAAGCTGTATTCGACTTATACGCCTGCGATGCAGGAAGCGATGAAGATCCTGGTCAGCAAGGCCGACGTCATTACGCCGAATTATACGGAAGCCTGCTTTTTGCTGGGCGAAACGTACGATGAAGCGACGCAGGAACCGCAGCGAATGCAGGAATGGCTGCTGCGGCTGGCGGAGTTTGGCCCGGAAAAGGTCGTCATGACGGGAATCGCGATGCCGGAAGACGTTTTATTGAATATGGGCTATGACAAGAGTACGGCAACACATTGGCAGGTGAGCGCCAAACGGATTCCGGTGCGTTATCCGGGAACCGGCGATGCGTTTGCCAGCGTCTTGGCAGGCGCGCTTTTAAATGGCGATGACTTGCCGACGGCAATGCAGCGGGCAACCGATTTTGTTTCACTGGCGGTCGGCGTTACCTACGCTGCCGGAACGCCGCAACGCGAAGGGGTCTTATTGGAGAAAGTTTTACCTTTTCTCTATAGAGAAGAGAAAAGCAAAGGGTATGAGGAGTGA